In a single window of the bacterium genome:
- a CDS encoding NAD(P)H-binding protein produces the protein MAKTALLLGASGLVGSHCLQLLLANDNYQRVITWLRRPLPRQHPKLQQQIIAFDELPAGAAALREVDEIFCCLGTTIKQAGSQAAFRRVDFTYPVEIARLAVQQGVPQFLIVTSMGANPRSTIFYSRIKGEVEQALQQLGLPSLQILRPSLLLGQRAEFRLGERLGSAVFGLLSFAFIGPLRRYRGIAAADVAAAMIAIAQSGRTGVNVYESEQLQAIAAGKGRWANGGAW, from the coding sequence ATGGCGAAAACTGCGTTGTTGTTGGGTGCCAGCGGGTTGGTGGGCAGCCACTGCCTGCAACTCCTGCTGGCGAATGACAACTACCAGCGCGTGATCACCTGGCTGCGCCGGCCGCTGCCGCGCCAGCATCCCAAGCTGCAGCAGCAGATCATTGCTTTCGACGAGTTGCCGGCCGGTGCCGCCGCGCTGCGCGAGGTGGATGAGATTTTCTGTTGTTTGGGAACCACCATCAAGCAAGCCGGCTCGCAGGCCGCTTTTCGCCGGGTGGATTTCACCTATCCCGTCGAAATTGCCCGGCTGGCGGTGCAACAGGGCGTGCCACAATTCTTGATCGTGACCTCGATGGGGGCGAATCCGCGCTCAACCATTTTCTACAGCCGCATCAAGGGCGAGGTCGAGCAGGCGCTGCAGCAATTGGGCTTGCCCAGCCTGCAGATTCTGCGGCCCTCGTTGTTGCTCGGCCAACGTGCGGAATTCCGGCTGGGCGAACGCCTCGGCAGCGCGGTGTTTGGCCTGCTGTCTTTCGCATTCATTGGCCCGCTGCGCCGCTATCGCGGCATTGCGGCAGCCGACGTGGCCGCCGCCATGATTGCAATCGCACAAAGCGGGCGCACTGGCGTCAACGTTTATGAATCAGAACAACTGCAGGCAATCGCGGCGGGGAAAGGGCGATGGGCAAATGGCGGGGCGTGGTAA
- a CDS encoding GWxTD domain-containing protein, translated as MKNFIPPFLAVLLLLVPLQLSAGAPDEAGTWLARGRELLAQNQLEQAHKAFERALRLAPKNRDALTHLGEIEVAWGKWGKADDRFDEILKRNPNDLTAHYYRGLCHREMATTKALLLKKIDFDKAEKHFRTVLAQDSLFQDTVYQLALVKRYREDYEEAIRLGHLAVRLRPDLAGPQMGLFRLYRFLLDHRGADEALRWLAQWQNDYARYATGECYRLHDQETEADSIFRELLERPAALNLQPVRLSRARVFYRTEQSLIAQSFFWQAVDSIRSQLDAGFIFEDMKYIVSDAEYDTYLTLQTPEEFRVFFQKMWVSRDPLPAAQVNLRLAEHYRRLRFAEKNYAFDGFRTWFNSPDRSQYLKYTKVYFLNHEFNDKGLVYLRQGPPDDTALSVSQRANPNESWRYYKTPERGELTFHFVIADNAVGNNWRLTPIITDPDMLSERLHWGPVYLRLLNATESERLTYENEMADQSVKSVRAGLDTDRHTWHEKIEPLAMAFYTAAFKGTAGRDELALYYAIPANQITKEHAAEAGPILLEKGAVLHDMGWHELERVDKQIALHPESPRQFARGLFIDAHHFSAAPDSYRIAFHARLAKATPVRVGGFSFELALPDYNSGGLVLSDLLLAFAVAPATSAGPFVRNGLALLPNPYKQFSLSQAVQLYFEIYNLTLNPEGRAQFLLEYTVQALKGKSGGFAGLFGGGDKTKISLTFEREANSRDTFEQTGLDLSAAKPGEYELTVKVTDRTSGASAEAKSMMRLD; from the coding sequence ATGAAAAACTTCATTCCCCCCTTTCTCGCTGTGCTCCTGCTGCTCGTGCCGCTGCAACTCAGCGCCGGCGCACCGGACGAGGCCGGCACCTGGCTGGCCCGGGGCCGCGAGTTGCTGGCGCAAAATCAGCTCGAGCAGGCACACAAGGCGTTCGAGCGCGCGCTGCGCCTGGCGCCCAAAAACCGCGACGCTCTCACTCATCTCGGTGAAATCGAAGTGGCCTGGGGCAAATGGGGCAAGGCCGACGATCGCTTCGATGAAATTCTCAAGCGCAATCCCAACGATCTCACCGCCCACTACTACCGCGGCCTCTGCCATCGCGAAATGGCCACCACCAAGGCGCTCCTGCTCAAGAAGATCGATTTCGACAAGGCCGAAAAACATTTCCGCACAGTGCTGGCGCAGGATTCCCTCTTTCAGGACACGGTCTATCAGCTCGCGCTGGTCAAACGCTATCGCGAGGATTATGAAGAGGCGATCCGCCTCGGCCATCTGGCCGTGCGGCTGCGGCCGGATCTGGCCGGTCCGCAAATGGGCTTGTTTCGGCTGTACCGCTTTCTTCTCGATCATCGCGGCGCAGACGAGGCGTTGCGCTGGCTGGCACAATGGCAGAATGACTATGCCCGCTATGCCACCGGCGAATGCTACCGCCTGCACGATCAGGAGACGGAGGCCGATTCGATTTTCCGCGAGTTGCTCGAGCGGCCCGCGGCCCTCAATCTGCAGCCCGTGCGCTTGTCGCGGGCGCGCGTGTTCTACCGCACCGAGCAGTCCCTCATCGCGCAGAGTTTCTTCTGGCAGGCGGTGGATTCAATCCGATCGCAACTCGATGCCGGTTTCATTTTCGAAGACATGAAATACATCGTCAGTGATGCCGAGTATGACACCTACCTCACACTGCAAACGCCGGAGGAATTCCGCGTCTTTTTTCAAAAGATGTGGGTGAGCCGCGATCCGCTGCCCGCCGCGCAGGTCAATCTGCGCCTGGCCGAACATTACCGCCGGCTGCGTTTCGCCGAAAAGAACTACGCCTTTGACGGCTTCCGCACCTGGTTCAACAGTCCCGACCGCTCACAATATCTGAAATACACCAAGGTCTATTTTCTCAATCACGAATTCAACGACAAGGGTCTGGTCTATCTCCGCCAGGGACCGCCGGATGACACCGCCCTTTCCGTCAGCCAGCGGGCGAATCCCAATGAATCCTGGCGCTACTACAAAACGCCGGAGCGCGGCGAATTGACTTTTCATTTCGTCATCGCCGACAATGCTGTGGGCAACAACTGGCGCCTCACGCCGATCATCACGGATCCCGACATGCTCTCAGAACGGTTGCACTGGGGACCGGTCTACCTGCGGCTGCTCAACGCCACCGAGAGCGAACGCCTGACCTACGAAAACGAGATGGCGGATCAAAGCGTGAAATCCGTGCGCGCCGGATTGGATACGGACCGTCACACCTGGCATGAGAAGATCGAACCACTGGCCATGGCGTTTTACACGGCGGCTTTCAAGGGCACCGCCGGTCGCGATGAGTTGGCGCTCTACTACGCCATTCCCGCGAATCAAATCACCAAGGAGCACGCCGCGGAAGCCGGCCCGATTCTGCTGGAAAAAGGCGCGGTGCTGCATGACATGGGCTGGCATGAGCTCGAGCGCGTGGACAAGCAAATCGCGCTGCATCCGGAATCCCCACGCCAGTTTGCGCGCGGCTTGTTTATCGATGCCCATCACTTCTCGGCCGCGCCGGATTCCTATCGCATCGCCTTTCATGCGCGCCTGGCAAAGGCCACGCCCGTTCGCGTCGGCGGTTTTTCTTTTGAATTGGCGCTGCCGGATTACAACAGCGGCGGGCTGGTGTTGAGCGATTTGCTGCTGGCGTTCGCGGTCGCGCCCGCCACCAGCGCAGGTCCGTTCGTTCGCAACGGCTTGGCGCTGCTGCCCAATCCTTACAAGCAATTCAGCCTCAGCCAGGCGGTGCAGCTCTATTTTGAGATTTACAATTTGACCTTGAATCCGGAGGGCCGGGCGCAGTTTCTGTTGGAATACACCGTGCAGGCGCTCAAGGGAAAATCCGGCGGCTTTGCCGGCTTGTTCGGCGGCGGCGACAAGACGAAAATCTCGCTCACCTTCGAGCGGGAAGCGAATAGCCGCGACACCTTCGAGCAAACCGGCCTGGATTTGAGCGCAGCCAAGCCCGGCGAATACGAGCTGACCGTGAAAGTCACCGATCGGACCAGCGGCGCGAGCGCCGAAGCGAAGAGCATGATGCGGCTGGATTGA
- the rsgA gene encoding ribosome small subunit-dependent GTPase A, producing MRKAQPRSALAQVIATVIGFAEKGSQVLATFGWNDFFEAQFAPYREKGFAAGRVAVEHRRAYRLYTAQGEMPAEAAGKLFYEAQGSGDLPAVGDWVVVRQLPGEHKAVIHAVLPRRSKFSRKAAGLHTEEQIVAANVDTVFLVSSLNQDFNLRRIERYLTLAWESGAVPVVVLNKADLCAQVEERLAEVAAVALGVDLRVVSAVTGQGLAELTEYLRDHKTVAFLGSSGVGKSSLINKLLGEERLKTREIREADDHGRHATSQRELILVPGGGLVIDTPGMRELQLWEAGAGLEEVFEEIEACAAGCRFNDCQHENEPDCAVQAALARGEIDPGRFANFKKMQKELKFLQRKQDYRAQAEEKRRWKILHKGFRTHMKQKYR from the coding sequence ATGCGCAAAGCTCAGCCGCGTAGCGCGTTGGCGCAGGTGATCGCGACGGTGATTGGTTTCGCAGAGAAAGGCTCACAAGTGCTCGCCACATTCGGCTGGAATGATTTTTTCGAGGCGCAGTTCGCGCCCTATCGCGAGAAGGGCTTTGCCGCCGGACGCGTTGCGGTCGAGCATCGCCGCGCCTACCGCCTCTACACCGCGCAGGGTGAAATGCCGGCCGAGGCCGCCGGCAAGCTGTTCTATGAAGCGCAGGGCAGCGGGGATTTACCGGCGGTCGGCGATTGGGTGGTCGTGCGGCAGTTGCCGGGCGAACACAAGGCTGTCATCCATGCCGTGTTGCCGCGGCGCAGCAAGTTCTCGCGCAAAGCCGCCGGCCTGCACACCGAAGAGCAGATTGTCGCCGCCAATGTCGATACCGTGTTCCTGGTCAGCTCGCTGAATCAGGATTTCAATCTGCGCCGCATCGAACGCTACCTGACGCTGGCGTGGGAAAGCGGCGCGGTGCCGGTGGTGGTGCTCAACAAGGCCGATCTCTGTGCTCAGGTGGAAGAACGGCTTGCCGAGGTTGCGGCTGTTGCACTCGGCGTGGACCTGCGCGTGGTGAGTGCGGTTACCGGCCAGGGTCTCGCCGAGTTGACAGAATACTTGCGCGATCACAAGACCGTCGCGTTTCTGGGCTCCTCCGGCGTCGGCAAGTCATCCTTGATCAACAAACTCCTGGGCGAGGAGCGCCTCAAAACCCGCGAGATTCGGGAGGCGGACGATCACGGCCGCCACGCGACGTCGCAGCGCGAGCTGATTCTGGTGCCGGGCGGGGGACTGGTGATCGACACGCCCGGCATGCGCGAGCTGCAGCTTTGGGAGGCCGGCGCAGGCCTGGAGGAAGTCTTCGAAGAAATCGAAGCCTGCGCCGCCGGCTGCCGGTTCAACGATTGCCAGCACGAAAACGAGCCTGACTGCGCCGTGCAAGCGGCGCTGGCGCGCGGGGAGATCGATCCCGGCCGCTTTGCCAATTTCAAGAAGATGCAAAAAGAGTTGAAGTTCCTGCAGCGCAAGCAGGATTACCGCGCCCAGGCCGAGGAAAAGCGGCGTTGGAAGATCTTGCACAAGGGCTTCCGCACGCATATGAAACAGAAGTATCGCTAG
- a CDS encoding SpoIIE family protein phosphatase: protein MAQQSQIDDFLLLQRVAQRISSILDLDALLEQIVDDVAQTFGYTRSAILLLAPGGREVVIAAVRGWTSHYHVKGERFPASAGMIGHVVQTGKTCYAPDVSRNPYYMVSEASTRSEVDIPITARGQLIGVFNAQHPNLDAFPPPRLQLLEALAGHLGVAIANARLFERERKEKERMLQELAEARAIQSRLFPKQPPQVPRFRISGLSQPCLAVGGDWYDYIQLPGGRVAVVVGDVAGKGTGAALLMASTRSILRLHAEHGGSPSAVLTAVNRVLLADLPTAKFITMIYAVLDPERGTLTFANAGHLPPILVDASGSRPLIAKPELPLGVRAGTYSDQELTLMPASRLFLYSDGVIEARNAALEEYGELRLLQHLATPLASVESLLQDVLAHAQGEPVRDDITIVAVEALV, encoded by the coding sequence GTGGCACAGCAATCGCAGATCGATGATTTCCTGCTGCTCCAGCGTGTGGCGCAACGCATCAGTTCCATTCTCGACCTGGACGCGCTGCTCGAGCAAATCGTCGATGACGTGGCACAGACGTTCGGCTATACGCGCTCGGCGATTCTGCTGCTGGCGCCGGGCGGCCGCGAGGTCGTGATCGCGGCGGTGCGCGGGTGGACCTCGCACTATCACGTCAAAGGCGAACGCTTCCCGGCCAGCGCGGGCATGATCGGCCACGTCGTGCAAACCGGCAAAACCTGCTATGCGCCGGATGTCTCCCGCAATCCCTACTACATGGTGAGCGAAGCTTCGACGCGCTCGGAGGTGGATATTCCCATCACCGCGCGCGGCCAGCTCATCGGCGTGTTCAACGCGCAGCACCCCAATCTGGATGCCTTCCCGCCCCCTCGCTTGCAACTGCTCGAAGCCCTGGCCGGACACCTGGGCGTGGCCATCGCCAACGCGCGCTTGTTCGAGCGCGAACGCAAGGAGAAGGAACGCATGCTGCAGGAACTGGCGGAAGCGCGTGCGATTCAATCCCGTCTCTTTCCCAAACAGCCGCCGCAGGTGCCGCGCTTCCGGATTTCCGGCCTCTCGCAACCGTGCCTCGCGGTGGGCGGCGATTGGTATGATTACATTCAATTGCCGGGCGGCCGCGTGGCAGTGGTGGTGGGCGATGTTGCCGGCAAGGGCACCGGTGCGGCGCTGTTGATGGCCTCGACCCGCAGCATTCTGCGCCTGCACGCGGAACACGGCGGATCACCCAGCGCCGTGCTCACCGCAGTCAATCGCGTCTTGCTCGCTGATCTGCCCACGGCCAAATTCATCACGATGATCTATGCGGTGCTCGATCCGGAGCGCGGCACCCTCACTTTTGCCAATGCCGGTCATCTTCCTCCCATTTTGGTGGATGCCAGCGGCAGCCGGCCGCTTATCGCCAAGCCGGAGTTGCCGCTGGGCGTGCGCGCGGGCACCTATTCCGACCAGGAGCTGACGCTGATGCCGGCCAGCCGTCTGTTCCTGTATTCCGACGGCGTGATCGAAGCCAGAAACGCTGCACTTGAAGAATATGGCGAGCTTCGCCTGCTGCAGCACCTGGCGACGCCGCTGGCTTCAGTGGAGAGCCTGCTGCAAGACGTGCTGGCACACGCGCAGGGCGAGCCGGTGCGGGATGACATTACCATTGTCGCCGTGGAGGCGCTGGTGTGA